The genomic stretch ATAGTAATTTGAGCTTAAAAGTCTCTATCATAAAGTCATTAAAGCATATGGTCACAAATATTATAAGAATTATTAGATTATTTGAGTTATAAAATAGTGGATCTAGAactaatattttagaattaaataagAAGAGAGATGTGGATTTGTAGGACCCAAATCTTCCAAGCAGACATTCCTAGACAGGAACTCAAATTAAGTTATATGTACCTTAGAGCTGCAATAATATCTAAAACCTAGAGAAGCTACAACTCCCAGTAGTGACATCATGTTTTCAGGCACAAAATCTTACTCCCAGCATCTTAAGATATGGGGAATACTCTTTTACACTCTGACCAGAAGCTTAAAGTCATAGGAATATAAGCACAGTCAAATAACTTAGGCTTCTGGTCATGGAATCTTAGAACTACAGAATCACATTATTTGATTTATGGATTCACGTTAGGATAGTGGTCCAAAATTTAACGTTTGGAGATCTGAATCTTGGAAATACAGAGAACCACAAACTCCAGTATTAAAAGATTGCTATAATGTATCtggttaaaatgttaaacattttttttccctttgaaaaaacGTAACAGGATGCAACCTGGATTTTCGTAGCTTCGTTACTTTGGAAGAAGGAAGTCGGGAGGTTTCTGAGCGAGTGAAAAGCCTCTCGCGTCTTTCGAGCATGAATCCGCAGAGGAAGGTCTTTATGCAAACCGTTCAATTTGCTTCCACACCCGGGTTGCCGGAGCGAGGATCTGAACTCTTTGCCTCTTTCTTCCGAAGGCAGTTGCCCAATGCTTGGTGGGGCTGAACCTGCCCGGAGCTCATCTCCACGAAGAACGCGACTAAAGCCCCTGAAGGCCGCCGCCCGCACTCTCGCGGCTCTCTCCGCCCAGCCCTCCACCCGCAGCCCCGCGGAAAGCTGCGTCTCGGCCGGAGCCTGAAATCCTAAGGGTAGAACGCCCCACCCCTGAGATCCGCACATGCTTTCCCGCCCCAGTTCTCAGAGGAGAAAATTGAGGGCTTGTGACCGGGAAGGGACAGGCCCAGGTTGTCCCTGCGAACCCAGACCTGCGGGGCCGCCGCCGCAGGCGGTCTTGAGCGAGGCCGAATCAGGGCTTAGGGAGCTGGCGGGAAACGAACTCCGAAACTGGACACCCGCGAAGCGGACGGGTCCCGTCTGCCCGCCCCTTCCCCGGGAGACTCGCCTTCCCAGAGCGCCGCCAACCCCGGCCCCCACCTCTCGAAGCCCTCCGTCCCGCTGCGGGAAGGGGCTGCTCGGCTGCCCCCGGACGTCTTGGGAGCCACTTGGAGCCTTCCTGGCTGGGCGAACTGGAGGAGAAGGTTGCCGCGAGAGGCAGAAGCCTAGCCTCCATCCTCTTTAAGCTGTGAGTCACTCCACATCATATACAGAGGGGTCCCGAGCCACCCAAAGATAAAAGATTGGAGGGCGGGGGGGACACGTGTTGCGGCCTTTCCCTAAATATCAGCAATTGAGATACAAAACCTCGGTACAGTGGAGGAACCCGGAACCCACCGAGGGAAAGTGGCTACCTCTGGTACATGTCGAAGAAACGCACTCCCACCAGAGACGCAGGCAGGTGTGAGGTTCGGCTAAACTGCGAAGTCGCGGTGGAACCGTGGCAAGTCACCTCCTCTATCGGACCTAGGAATCCTGCCTGAAGGATGAGGGACTGGATGGGGAATGGCCAGGGCAGCCTTGAGTTGGGGTTTGAAAATAAATCATCCTTGAAAGACCTTGGAAGCCAGTCACCTGGAGCGTCTTCTCCCTTCCTCGTCCCCCACCCTCAAGAACCAAGCGCCCCTCAGCCAATTCTCACCCTCTCCAGCCAAAAAAGGTGAGGCGAGCCCTTCCTTTCACCTGCGGGTCCCAGCCTTCTATAGAGGCTGGTAAAGTCCCGAAGCGCTGAGTTCGGGCGCCGAGGTCTCCAGAGACAGTTCCTGGCCTCTCCCGACCTCAGTCTCCCCGTCGGCGCGCAGAGAGGACCGGCCCAGGAGACCTCCAAGGGACCTCCATGCTCAGACCGTGTGGTGTACCCGCCGCGCCGCCACAGCATCTCCTACCTGGGGAGGTGCGCCGAGGCCCAGGGGGCGGGCAGTCGGGGGGCGGGCGGGGAACGGGCACCGCCCCAAGCTTCCTGGCGCCTTTAAGGAGGAGAAACCCGCGGAGGGAGGAGCCGGTCCGGGTGTGTGCAGGGAAGCGCCTCGCCAGCGGTCTTGGCGGCTTGAGGCCAACCCTGCGGAGAGGAACAGTCGCCGGCCACCCCGCCTGGCCCGCGCTGCAACCTCGCCGCCGTCGCCTTGCCTCGCCTCCTTGCCCTCCGCGCCTTCGGCGGCCCCGGCCACAGGGGCGCCGCCTAGGCGGCCCCCACCAGAGTGTCCCCACGCCTGCACTAACTGCTCTCGTTTCAGACCTTGGTGCCCGCAGCCTCCTCTGCGCTCAGGACCTCGACGGTTATCCTCAGATCAGCAGGAAGCCCAGAACTGATGCAGGCGCCCCAGCCCAGGACCAATTCCAGACCCCGTGACCTCCTGGCACCAGCGCGCAAAGGACCCCTTAGCCCGCGACAGGAGCCTCGTCCGGGTCCCAGCGTCGCTGCTGGCGCCTGGCTTCGAGCTCCAGAACACGAGCAGAGCCGTCGGTGGGCGGGACACTCTTGAGCCTCTGTCCGCACTGAGCCAGCCCGGAAACTACGGGCGCCAAAGCTCCTGCGCGCCCCTGCCACGAAAGCTGTGCTCCCGGTGCCAGCTGCGAGGACACCCTGAGCTTTCTAAAGAGGGCCCCAGCGTCGGTTCCCGTTACCCTGCATCCCGGGCCCCGCAGCTCCCAGCCCCTCGACAGCAGCGGGCAGCGGGGACGCCCCAGGGACGCGGGACGGCTGCGCCATGACGGCGGAGAGCGGGCCGccaccgccgccaccgccgcAGCCGGAGGCGCTGGCGGCCGTGAAGGAGGAGCGCGGTGAGGCGGGGGCCGGGGTCCCGGCAGAGGCCGCGGGTCGCGGCGCTGGCGGGCGGCGGCGGAAGCGCCCCCTGCAGCGTGGGAAGCCGCCCTACAGCTATATTGCGCTCATTGCCATGGCCATCGCGCACGCACCGGAGCGCCGCCTCACGCTGGGCGGCATCTACAAGTTCATCACCGAGCGTTTCCCCTTCTACCGCGACAACCCCAAAAAGTGGCAGAACAGCATCCGCCACAACCTCACGCTCAACGACTGCTTCCTCAAGATCCCGCGCGAGGCCGGCCGCCCGGGCAAGGGCAACTACTGGGCACTCGACCCCAACGCCGAGGACATGTTCGAGAGCGGCAGCTTCCTGCGCCGCCGCAAGCGCTTCAAGCGCTCTGACCTCTCCACTTACCCGGCTTACATGCACGACGCggccgccgctgctgctgctgccgccgccgccgccgccgccgctgccgccatCTTCCCGGGCGGGGTGCCCAATGCGCGCCCGCCTTACCCGGGCGCTGTCTATGCAGGCTATGCCCCGCCGTCGCTCGCCGCGCCGCCCCCGGTCTACTACCCGGCTGCGTCCCCAGGCCCGTGCCGCGTCTTCGGCCTGGTGCCTGAGCGGCCGCTCAGCCCAGAACTGGGCCCCGCGCCGTCAGGGCCCTCCGGTTCCTGCGCCTTTGCCTCGGCCGGCGCCTCTGCCACTACCACCGCTTACCAGCCCTCCGGCTGCGCCGTCGCCCGACCTGCCAACACTTCCGCCTATGCGGCCGCCTATGCGGGCGCAGACGGCGCGTACTCGCAAGGGACCGGTAGCGCCCTCTTCGCAGCGGCTGGCCGGTTGGCCGGGCCCGCTTCGCCCCCCGCGGGTGGCAGCAGTGGCGGCGTCGAGACTGCAGTGGACTTCTATGGGCGCACATCGCCCGGTCAGTTCGGAGCACTGGGGCCCTGCTACAATCCTGGTGGGCAGCTCGGAGGGGGCAATGGAGGCGCCTACCACGCTCGCCATGCGGCTGCCTATCCAGGCGGAGCGGATCGGTTTGTGTCCGCCATGTGAGCCGAGCATACAGGCGAAAATTCATAGATACCTCGACTGTCTTTACGAACTAAGTATTCACGAAACCTGAGGACAGGACTGGAGAGAGGATCGAGGTGAAAGCCACATGGGAGGGACCGAGCCGGAGGTTCAGGCGCATACTCCCGGTGCACCGTGTACACACCGGTTCGCTTTGAAAatgggaggaagtggggagaggcatCCTCGGCCCACGGACTGAGACAATGGACCCTCACTGAGGCGAAGCTCTAAAGGTCGTGCCTTTCTGACATTCTACCGGGGAGGGTCCTTGGCTCTAAAGGAGGCACAACATAGTGTCTACACCAGAGTCTAAGGGAATTGTGGAGAATCACATGACTTCACTCTTCCCCGTACTTACCAAAACCCGGGTCTTTTTACACAGTTCCATCTCTTGTGCCTTTGACTACGTTATTACAATAAAAGGCTCCGATAGTGTCTTCCTAGTTAAGGTGAGGAGGACAAATTTGCAAAAGAGGTAAccatttttttaatgggaaagatCTCTGCTTCGCTTGACCAGGGGCTGCTTTACCCTGCCTCTGAGAACTGCAGACCTGGCTCTGAGTCTGGACGGTGCCCCAGCGCCACAGTGTAACCCAGTTCCTTCACTCACACccccagttttcccatctataataCAAGAGGGCTGCAGAATTCAACCGTCCCCCATATGATCTTTAAGGGCCCATCATGGTTGTTGCATATCTGGCAGCATGGGTCGGCCACCCAGGGCCTAACGCTATTCCAAGGAATGGAAACAGAGCTCATGGCAAGCATCTCTGGATTAGCTCCAGGCACCGCTTATATCATAATTTCTTGAATCTTTTGAGCATGATGTGCTGATCACTTGGCAGCTATTACTGCTGGGTCCTAAGTGCGGTTTTCCATTGAGGCAGGTAGAAATACATTTGTCCATTGCCCACGCTTTCTTTTCATCAAGCAGCCTGGGACCCATTGGGCGAACTAAAATTCAAAGGGATGACAGGACTCGAGGGAGCCTGTTGATGacagttttcattttgttgggcTGGCTCTTCCATCCCTGGTACCCTCTGCCGAACCTTGGCAGCCTCCTCAtgcaaaaagtaaagagaaaaattaattggGGCCATCAGTTAAGTAAGCTTTAGAAAGAAACTGGTGTTTAACTTTGCTTTGTATCCTTTATTTGTTTCAAGCAACAAGCTGaccaaaatcagaaagaaaaaaaaaatccaatcattTCCCCACCTTTCTCTTGAGAAATCTTGTAAGTTTCGATTCTGTAGCAAAAGTTTCCAGCATTAAATATTTCAGAGGCTCGGTGTACAGCTTTCAGATAAACCTGAGTGTTCAGGTGAACTGTGTTAATAAAGATCTTTGAGCAAGTGAGTTCTGACAAGAGAAATGCAGCCTCTTTCTGCAGAGTTAATTTGCTAGGGAAGAGTGGAGGGGGTGAGAAAGAAGACTGAAGACCactggtaatttttatttttaattctgggGATTGCACTATCCTGTTCACAAAGACATGTGAATGTGATTCAGTCCAGACGGGTATTTGTCTAAATAAGTGTtgcccaatagaaatataatgtaagcTGCctgtgtaattaaaatttttctggtagctgcattaattaaaaaaaacaggtgaGATTAACTAATAATATATTGTATTTAACCCAATTTAATGTCCAAACTATCATTGCAACATATAATCGATATAAAAATTgttgagatattttacttttttcatacCAAGTCTTTAAAATCTagagtgtattttacacttacaggtCATCTGTTTGGACTAGCCACAGCCAAGTGCACGGTAGCAGTGTGTGGCTGACGGCTCCTGTATTAGACGGTACAGGTCTAGATGTTGGTCCTTCCTGACTTTGATGGTGGTAAATGACcacctggaggagggggcagctgcAGCACTGACCCTATTGCCAGTGGGTCCAGATTTCAGACccagccctgtgaccttggaaaaATCTAGGTGTTAGGCCTCCCTTGTCTCTGTATGGATCCTTGCAGGTTGAAATTCAAAGGTTCTCCGTGTGCGGCTAGACAGTATGGCTCTCCCAGGCAGAAATCAAGATGCCTTGCCTCGTTGGCACTGGCCAGAAATTGAAAGCCCTCCACCCAGGGGTTTTGTCCTTGTCTTCCTAAAGCCCGGCAGGGGGATTGGGGCTGGAAAAGGGCAGTCTATGCGCCCAGTTAATGCAGCGGTTGAGCCTTTCTCCGTGTTTTAATTACCAAGTCCAATGCTTTGACAGCGCCATTAACGTTAATCCAGTCCTTTCCCTGGTGTCCACATTTGTGAATGGGAATTTGTGACCCCTCCCTCAGAGTCCACCTGAAGTTAAACGAGTTAAGAGGGATAGAAacgctttgtaaactgtaaagcgcACAGGAGGGAAGAAGGTTTTAACATTTAAGCGCCGCCTTATCCGGAAGTCTCCTGGAGCGTCGCGGTAAAGCCGGGGGAACAAGAAAGACACGGAGGGAAAGCGCACGCGTCTTCGCCCCCAACTCTCCTTGTCAACTGGGACGACAGGTGAGATCGACCAGGGTCTGCGCTCTGAGAAAGAGGACGCTGCGAGGAGGGAACTGGGTATACAGCAGGAGCCAGGAGAGACGGCGAGACCCTCGAGGTGTTGAAGAGAGAGCGTCAGCCCTTCTCTGAGAACATTCACTGCTGCGTCTTGGGACAGTCCAACACTCCGAATCCCCAAACTGTGAAATAGAACCTCCCTGGCTCCCCGTCTAGGGGCTCAGAGACCGGAGGTgcgtttctcttttttttcttcctatcttGAATCCAGAGAAATCGTTtgcccctctctgagccctgCACCGCCCCCCCCGCGTCGTGTGTaggcgccccccccccacccccgccccaggtcTGTGAGTAATTAGATGCGTTCCTCCCTAATTGCCCAAGGCTCATTAGAATTCGCCCCAGAGCtgtaacattttctttcaaattaacTTTGCTCGCAATTAAGCTTAGGAAACCAGCAACAAAAGCAGACTTGGCCCGAGGTCGTTTACTACGAAAACGGATTAGGGAAATTTCTTCCCCAGTTTAAGGGGAAAGATTCCTGCGGCCAGAGCTTTGGGGGAAGAGTTCCCACAGCTGAGGCTAAGTGGGAGTAGGAATCGGCTTGCGGCGGTTGGTGACGGCATTGGCCTTCCTCCTCATCGCGGTGATTCGTGCGCCAGAGTGAGGGTAACCTcgctgaaaggaattcaggaggGTTTGGGCTGAATTTCACACCCTTGACTTGAAGCTGCCGTACGTAGTTACAGTTCGTCCAGCACGTTCATAAACATAATCTCATTTACTAAGAACTCTGTgagaattttttcaaaattaatttttttcttattacaaaattGGTACACGTTcattgtaaaaacaaacaaaaaatacaacttAGAAAGAAGAATCAAAGGAACCCATAGTTCGCCCAGAGAAAGCACAGCAAACACCTCAGTGAGTATCTTTTCtagttttcgtttttgtttttcctttgcaagAGGCCTGAGTCTCAACTCTGTCACTAAAATGCTGTGAGGTCTTGAACAAGCTTCTTCTGGCACTGCGTAggcctcagtttcaccatctaCAAAGCTGGGTGGCAGGTCCCCTTTCACCCTCACAAACTCCCATTTTTTTGGTCATTTAAATCCAGGATGCACTTCTCCAAGTGCCAGTAGAGAAGCTGAGAGCAGGAGGCTTGCCCTCCCTGCTGTTTTGCACAAGACATTAAGGCCCTGAGGCCTTGAAGCTCTAAGTGTGGGCCACAGACTAGCTGCATGGGCATCCCCTGAGAGCTTGCTAGAtatgcagactctcaggctctACCCAGATCTACTGAACCAGAACCTGCAATTCAACAAGACCTCAAGCGATTCATATACCCTGGGCAGAGAGGCAGAGCTTTAGagaagcggggtgggggtgggggatgtgtTATGTTGTTGAAATCAGAGACCCCAGAATAACTTCCAGAAGGCTCCTGTTTCTCAGCGAGAACCCCAACCAGAGATGGCTGCAGAGAGAAGAGATGGCTAGGGTGCAGCCCTTCACCTCCTCCCTTGGGTGTGCTTTACAGTCTTGGAATCCTAACCCTTGGAATGCATCTCACCTCATGTTCCCTGTCTGATAGGTGACCATGACAATGACATTCACTGAGAGTGTATCTGAAACCATCTTGAAAGCTGGACTGTCAGTTAGAGCCAGAGCAGGAACCCAAACTCCTGACTCCCTGCTGAGCCACTCTGGGGACCTTGGGTTCTGGCCTCTGTACCCTCCGTAAGCAGCAGTCATTTGCCCAAGTACGGATGAAACCTGGCAACTTCAACCCCAAGTCTGGGCTTGTTGGagttcaggagaaaaataaagctctcTTCTCAGCAGGAAGAGGCCCCCACCTCTGAGTCCATCTGGGCTGAAGGATCCTCCAGTAGAGCATTTAAGTACCCCTCGTACGATCCTGGGCATCCTAATgaatcctcccccaccccaaacgCCCACACCTTCCTGGAGAATGTGGTCTCTGTGCTCACCCTGCTCCTGGGAAGTGCGGACTCCCGGGTGGGGGTTGGCATGACAGGACAACCGGGAGGTGGGGGGGGAAAAAAGGCCCTGATGATAAGGAGCATGTACCAGACTGGGCTCTcttcccaggatcacacagcaacTCAGTGGAAGAACCAGGACTCTCATCTCAGTGCTCACATGAGTTTTCAATAATAGGAATAAATAGGAATACCATGCGTGCGTATAGAGCTTCTATAGACTAAAGGGGCACAGGACTTACCCAACATCTCATAGTGTCCAAGCCTGGCTAGAACTTATGCCTCCCTCAAGGGAGACTGCATTTGATTATCAC from Phocoena phocoena chromosome 6, mPhoPho1.1, whole genome shotgun sequence encodes the following:
- the FOXE1 gene encoding forkhead box protein E1 yields the protein MTAESGPPPPPPPQPEALAAVKEERGEAGAGVPAEAAGRGAGGRRRKRPLQRGKPPYSYIALIAMAIAHAPERRLTLGGIYKFITERFPFYRDNPKKWQNSIRHNLTLNDCFLKIPREAGRPGKGNYWALDPNAEDMFESGSFLRRRKRFKRSDLSTYPAYMHDAAAAAAAAAAAAAAAAAIFPGGVPNARPPYPGAVYAGYAPPSLAAPPPVYYPAASPGPCRVFGLVPERPLSPELGPAPSGPSGSCAFASAGASATTTAYQPSGCAVARPANTSAYAAAYAGADGAYSQGTGSALFAAAGRLAGPASPPAGGSSGGVETAVDFYGRTSPGQFGALGPCYNPGGQLGGGNGGAYHARHAAAYPGGADRFVSAM